In Pseudomonas nunensis, a single window of DNA contains:
- a CDS encoding bifunctional alpha/beta hydrolase/class I SAM-dependent methyltransferase, giving the protein MRETQQQTFTTHDGVELFYRHWPATAATPGEPRKAVLLFHRGHEHSGRIAHLVDELDLPGFDFFAWDARGHGQSPGARGDSPSFATSVRDVQTFCDHLSATYEIDEENMAVIAQSVGAVIVSTWVHDYAPRIRALVLASPAFKVKLYVPFARPGLALMRKFRGNFFVNSYVKAKFLSHDPERVSSYDSDPLITKAISVNVLLGLYEAADRVVADAQAIQVPTQLLISGSDFVVHRKPQEQFFERLGSLKKEKHILPGFFHDTLGERNRAVAVASAKRFILQNFDYPLDRASLLDADKIGLTCAESESLAAPLPHNSLRDLYWRMTRASMRLGSKLSDGVKLGFDTGFDSGSTLDYVYRNQPTGKGGLGRMIDQNYLNSIGWRGIRQRKLNVEELLRLTMGKLRDEGRPVRIVDIAAGHGRYILEALQGVSPSPESILLRDYSDINVRDGGALIRDKGLADIAQFVKGDAFDRADLAALEPKPTLAVVSGLYELFADNTMVGGSLAGLAEAVEPGGYLVYTGQPWHPQLELIARALTSHRQGQAWVMRRRSQAEMDQLVEAAGFRKITQRVDEWGIFTVSLAQRVQ; this is encoded by the coding sequence ATGCGCGAAACCCAGCAGCAGACCTTCACCACCCACGACGGCGTCGAGCTGTTCTATCGTCACTGGCCGGCCACCGCCGCCACGCCGGGCGAACCGCGCAAGGCAGTGCTGCTGTTTCATCGCGGCCATGAACATTCCGGGCGCATCGCCCACCTGGTGGATGAACTGGACCTGCCCGGCTTCGACTTCTTTGCCTGGGACGCCCGTGGCCATGGCCAATCGCCCGGCGCGCGCGGCGACAGCCCGAGTTTCGCCACCAGCGTGCGTGACGTGCAGACCTTTTGCGATCACCTGAGCGCGACTTACGAGATCGACGAAGAAAACATGGCGGTGATCGCCCAGAGCGTCGGCGCGGTGATCGTCTCAACCTGGGTCCACGACTACGCGCCGCGCATCCGTGCACTGGTGCTCGCCTCGCCAGCGTTCAAGGTCAAGCTCTACGTGCCGTTCGCTCGCCCGGGCCTGGCGCTGATGCGCAAGTTTCGCGGCAACTTTTTCGTCAACAGCTACGTCAAGGCGAAGTTTCTCAGCCACGACCCGGAACGCGTGTCGTCCTACGACAGCGATCCGCTGATCACCAAGGCGATTTCGGTCAATGTACTGCTCGGCTTGTACGAAGCCGCCGACCGCGTGGTGGCTGATGCCCAGGCGATTCAGGTGCCGACCCAGTTGCTGATTTCCGGCTCGGACTTTGTGGTCCACCGCAAACCCCAGGAACAGTTTTTCGAACGCCTGGGCAGCCTGAAAAAGGAAAAACACATCCTTCCGGGCTTCTTCCACGACACCCTCGGTGAGCGTAATCGCGCCGTGGCGGTGGCCAGCGCCAAGCGTTTTATCCTGCAAAACTTCGACTACCCGCTGGACCGCGCGTCCTTGCTCGACGCCGACAAAATCGGCCTGACCTGCGCCGAATCCGAATCCCTCGCCGCCCCGCTGCCGCACAACTCGTTGCGTGATCTGTACTGGCGCATGACCCGTGCCAGCATGCGTCTGGGCAGCAAATTGTCCGATGGCGTGAAATTGGGCTTCGACACCGGTTTCGACTCCGGCAGCACCCTCGATTACGTGTACCGCAACCAGCCCACCGGCAAGGGCGGGCTCGGGCGGATGATTGATCAGAACTACCTGAACTCCATCGGCTGGCGCGGCATTCGCCAGCGCAAACTCAACGTCGAAGAACTGCTGCGCCTGACCATGGGCAAACTGCGCGACGAAGGCCGCCCGGTGCGTATCGTCGATATCGCCGCCGGCCATGGCCGCTACATTCTTGAAGCCTTGCAAGGCGTCAGTCCGTCGCCGGAATCGATCCTGCTGCGCGATTACAGCGACATCAACGTGCGGGACGGCGGTGCGCTGATCCGCGATAAAGGCTTGGCCGACATTGCGCAATTCGTCAAAGGCGATGCGTTCGACCGCGCCGATTTGGCTGCGCTGGAACCCAAGCCAACACTGGCGGTGGTTTCGGGGTTGTATGAACTGTTTGCCGACAACACGATGGTCGGCGGCTCCCTGGCCGGTCTGGCCGAAGCCGTGGAGCCTGGCGGTTATCTGGTTTACACCGGTCAACCGTGGCACCCGCAGCTGGAATTGATCGCCCGCGCCCTCACCAGTCACCGTCAGGGACAGGCGTGGGTCATGCGTCGGCGCAGCCAGGCGGAAATGGATCAACTGGTGGAAGCCGCGGGTTTCCGCAAAATCACCCAGCGTGTGGATGAATGGGGGATCTTTACCGTGTCTCTCGCGCAACGGGTGCAATGA
- a CDS encoding CDP-alcohol phosphatidyltransferase family protein: MPSIYQLKPAFQNLLRPLVQRLFDNGTTANQITVLAGVISVVVGVAIACFAQHLWVFVLIPVWMILRMALNAIDGMLAREFGQQSRLGAYLNELCDIVADCALILPFALIADVSVLIVLSVTLLALFSEYSGVLGPMVGASRRYDGPMGKSDRAFVLGVLATGIAIGWISALWINVVFGVVAVLLAYTLVNRVRQGLKEVQENVPSA, from the coding sequence ATGCCCTCCATTTACCAACTCAAACCGGCGTTCCAGAATCTGTTGCGACCGCTGGTGCAACGCTTGTTCGATAACGGCACCACCGCCAATCAAATCACCGTGCTGGCCGGGGTGATTTCGGTGGTGGTGGGCGTCGCGATTGCCTGTTTCGCCCAGCACCTGTGGGTGTTCGTGCTGATTCCAGTGTGGATGATCCTGCGCATGGCGCTGAATGCCATCGACGGCATGCTGGCCCGGGAATTCGGCCAACAGTCGCGTCTCGGCGCTTACCTGAATGAGCTGTGCGATATCGTCGCCGACTGCGCGCTGATCCTGCCGTTTGCGCTGATTGCCGACGTGAGCGTATTGATTGTGCTGTCGGTCACGCTGCTGGCATTGTTCAGCGAGTACAGTGGCGTGCTCGGGCCAATGGTCGGCGCATCGCGGCGCTATGACGGCCCGATGGGCAAAAGTGATCGGGCATTTGTCCTGGGCGTCCTGGCCACCGGCATCGCTATTGGCTGGATCAGCGCGTTGTGGATTAACGTTGTGTTTGGGGTGGTCGCCGTCCTGCTGGCTTACACCTTGGTCAACCGGGTCCGTCAGGGCCTTAAAGAAGTGCAGGAAAACGTTCCCTCGGCGTAA
- a CDS encoding LysR family transcriptional regulator, whose amino-acid sequence MDRFQEMQVFAAVAQAQGFSAAARRLGMSAASVTRAVAALEKRIGTLLLTRTTRSVHLSEAGQRYLEDCRRILAEVQEAEDSAAGSHTQPRGQLTVTAPVLFGEMFVTPLMVGYLDQFPEVTINGVLVDRVVSMVEEGIDVAVRIGELPDSNQHAIRVGEVRRVICASPAYLNAHGRPRHPEELSGAPVVATSSIGQLRSWPFLDKGQPLSVRPEPRLVVTANQAAITASSLGLGFTRVLSYQVSSKVAAGELEIVLADFELPPLPIHVVYQGGRKAPARIRSFVDFMVKALREHPALG is encoded by the coding sequence ATGGACCGATTCCAGGAAATGCAGGTATTCGCCGCCGTCGCCCAGGCGCAAGGCTTTTCGGCGGCGGCGCGGCGTTTGGGGATGTCGGCGGCCAGCGTCACCCGCGCGGTGGCTGCGTTGGAGAAACGCATCGGCACGCTGCTGCTGACACGTACCACTCGCAGCGTGCATTTGAGCGAAGCGGGCCAGCGTTACCTGGAGGATTGTCGGAGAATTCTCGCCGAGGTGCAGGAAGCCGAGGATTCGGCGGCGGGCAGTCATACCCAGCCTCGTGGGCAACTGACGGTCACCGCGCCGGTGTTGTTCGGCGAGATGTTCGTGACGCCGCTGATGGTGGGTTATCTCGATCAATTTCCTGAAGTCACCATCAACGGCGTGTTGGTCGATCGTGTGGTGAGCATGGTCGAGGAGGGCATTGATGTGGCGGTGCGCATTGGTGAACTGCCGGACAGTAATCAGCACGCGATTCGGGTCGGCGAGGTGCGGCGGGTGATTTGTGCGTCGCCGGCCTACCTGAACGCCCATGGCCGGCCTCGGCATCCAGAAGAATTGTCCGGGGCGCCGGTGGTTGCCACCTCGTCCATCGGGCAACTGCGGAGCTGGCCGTTCCTCGATAAAGGCCAGCCGCTCAGCGTTCGCCCGGAACCACGGCTGGTGGTCACGGCCAATCAGGCGGCCATTACGGCGTCGAGCCTCGGCCTGGGGTTTACCCGCGTCCTGTCCTATCAAGTGTCGAGCAAAGTCGCGGCCGGTGAGCTGGAAATCGTGCTGGCGGACTTTGAGCTGCCGCCGCTGCCAATCCACGTGGTGTATCAGGGCGGACGCAAGGCCCCGGCGCGGATTCGTAGTTTTGTCGACTTTATGGTCAAGGCGCTGCGCGAACATCCGGCTTTGGGCTGA
- a CDS encoding glutathione S-transferase family protein produces MHAIKLYNFPRSGHAHRAELMLSLLQLPTELILVDLAKGAHKQPEFLALNSFGQVPVLDDQGVVLADSNAILVYLAQKYGNGRWLPTDPVGAAKVQRWLSVAAGPIAFGPARARLITVFGASFNADEAIKRSHDLLKVMDQELAHSEFLVGNEPTIADVSAYSYIAHAPEGNVSLADYANVRAWLARIEALPGFVGMPRTAAGLQQTA; encoded by the coding sequence ATGCACGCCATCAAACTCTACAACTTCCCTCGTTCCGGCCACGCTCACCGTGCGGAGCTGATGCTGTCCCTGCTGCAACTGCCGACCGAGCTGATCCTTGTCGATCTGGCCAAAGGCGCGCACAAGCAGCCGGAATTCCTGGCGCTCAACTCGTTTGGCCAGGTACCGGTGCTGGATGATCAAGGCGTGGTGCTGGCCGATTCCAACGCCATCTTGGTGTACCTGGCGCAGAAATACGGCAACGGCCGCTGGCTGCCGACGGATCCGGTCGGTGCGGCAAAGGTTCAGCGCTGGTTGTCGGTAGCGGCCGGGCCGATTGCTTTTGGTCCCGCCAGAGCGCGGCTGATCACGGTGTTTGGTGCGTCCTTCAACGCTGATGAAGCGATTAAGCGTTCACATGACCTGCTCAAAGTGATGGATCAGGAACTGGCCCACAGCGAGTTTCTGGTGGGCAATGAGCCGACCATCGCTGACGTTTCCGCTTACAGCTACATCGCCCATGCGCCGGAAGGCAATGTGTCGCTGGCGGATTACGCCAACGTGCGGGCCTGGCTGGCGCGGATCGAAGCCTTGCCCGGGTTTGTCGGCATGCCGCGCACCGCCGCTGGCCTACAACAAACAGCCTGA
- a CDS encoding pyridoxamine 5'-phosphate oxidase family protein, whose translation MEHSPWHAGEKQLQEHVGVAERMDTLGRRVIRSEMPDQHRQFYQQLPFMLYGAVDADGHPWASILEGPPGFAHSPAPTGLQFESLPAADDPAQLRDGAAIGLLGIELHTRRRNRLNGRVGAMTASGFGVTVEQSFGNCPQYIQLRQFRSVPLADPATRIAEHLGELDDAARAVIAQADTLFVASYVDVDGQRSVDVSHRGGQPGFVRIEGNRLTIPDFAGNLFFNTLGNLLINPKAGLLFIDFNSGDLLQLSGRTEVILEGPEIEAFQGAERLWTFEVERLVRRPAALALRWRFDGMSPNSLMTGNWEQAAARLQAQALGDAWRPLRVVRIEAESQNIRSVYLEPADGAGLPVFQAGQHLPLRFHIGGETHIRTYSLSSAPSDDFFRISVKRDGLVSSHVHEQIRVGDVLEARAPQGHFTVAPHERRPLVLLAAGVGITPLLSMVREVVYQGWRTRRIRPTWFFQSSRTLADQPFRQELDRLLEGAGDTVRVLRLLSQPEPEAREGEDFDLTGRIDTALLQSILEVEDYDQLDFVLCGPGSFTQALYDSLRELDIRDSRIHAETFGPSTLRRRLDPDAVVIEQPPAATTSVPVVFERSAKEARWQPDGGSLLELAESRGLRPEFSCRGGSCGTCKTRLISGQVNYPQPPAEVPEEGQVLICCAIPAQGPQPLVLDL comes from the coding sequence ATGGAACATTCACCGTGGCATGCCGGCGAGAAACAACTGCAGGAACACGTGGGTGTCGCCGAGCGAATGGACACCCTGGGTCGTAGGGTGATTCGCAGCGAGATGCCGGACCAGCACCGTCAGTTCTATCAGCAACTGCCGTTCATGCTGTACGGCGCAGTCGATGCTGACGGTCATCCCTGGGCCAGCATTCTCGAAGGCCCACCGGGTTTCGCGCATTCTCCTGCACCCACCGGCTTGCAGTTCGAAAGCCTGCCGGCCGCCGATGACCCTGCGCAATTGCGCGACGGCGCTGCTATCGGCTTGCTGGGCATCGAATTGCACACCCGGCGGCGCAACCGCCTGAATGGCCGGGTCGGTGCCATGACCGCGAGTGGCTTCGGTGTCACGGTGGAACAATCCTTCGGCAACTGCCCGCAGTACATTCAATTGCGCCAGTTTCGTTCGGTGCCGCTGGCGGACCCGGCAACCCGCATCGCCGAGCACCTCGGCGAACTGGATGACGCGGCCAGAGCGGTGATCGCCCAGGCCGACACGCTGTTTGTCGCCAGTTATGTAGACGTCGATGGCCAGCGCTCGGTGGACGTGTCCCATCGCGGCGGCCAGCCTGGTTTCGTGCGTATCGAAGGCAATCGCCTGACGATTCCGGATTTCGCCGGCAATCTGTTTTTCAACACACTGGGCAACCTGCTGATCAATCCAAAGGCAGGTTTGCTGTTTATCGATTTCAATTCGGGTGACTTGCTGCAGCTCAGCGGTCGCACTGAAGTGATTCTCGAAGGCCCGGAGATCGAAGCCTTTCAAGGCGCCGAGCGGTTGTGGACGTTCGAGGTTGAACGTCTTGTGCGGCGCCCGGCGGCGTTGGCCCTGCGCTGGCGTTTCGATGGCATGTCGCCGAACAGCTTGATGACCGGCAACTGGGAACAGGCCGCCGCGCGCTTGCAGGCCCAAGCCCTGGGTGACGCCTGGCGGCCACTGCGGGTGGTGCGCATCGAAGCGGAAAGCCAGAACATCCGCTCGGTCTACCTGGAACCTGCCGATGGCGCCGGGTTGCCGGTGTTCCAGGCCGGGCAGCATTTGCCGTTGCGCTTTCACATTGGCGGCGAGACGCATATCCGCACCTACAGCCTGTCGAGTGCGCCGTCCGATGACTTTTTCCGTATCAGCGTGAAGCGTGATGGCCTGGTGTCGTCCCACGTGCATGAACAGATTCGCGTCGGCGATGTGCTGGAGGCCCGCGCGCCTCAGGGGCATTTCACAGTGGCGCCTCACGAGCGTCGGCCACTGGTGCTGTTGGCCGCCGGGGTGGGCATCACGCCGTTGCTGTCGATGGTGCGCGAGGTGGTTTATCAAGGCTGGCGCACACGGCGCATTCGGCCGACCTGGTTCTTCCAGAGTTCGCGGACCTTGGCGGATCAACCGTTTCGCCAAGAGCTGGACCGCTTGCTTGAAGGTGCCGGCGATACGGTTCGAGTACTGCGCCTGCTCAGCCAACCGGAACCCGAGGCGCGGGAGGGCGAAGACTTCGACCTGACCGGGCGTATCGACACGGCGTTGCTGCAGTCGATCCTTGAGGTGGAGGACTACGACCAGTTGGACTTTGTCCTCTGCGGTCCGGGGAGTTTTACCCAGGCGCTGTACGACAGCCTGCGGGAATTGGATATCCGCGATTCAAGGATTCACGCCGAGACGTTCGGCCCGTCGACATTGCGCCGACGTCTGGACCCGGATGCCGTCGTCATCGAACAGCCGCCGGCCGCCACCACTTCAGTGCCCGTGGTGTTCGAGCGCTCGGCCAAAGAGGCGCGCTGGCAACCCGACGGCGGCAGTTTGCTGGAGTTGGCGGAAAGTCGTGGCCTGCGTCCGGAATTCAGTTGTCGCGGTGGGTCGTGTGGCACCTGCAAAACCCGCTTGATCAGCGGCCAGGTGAATTATCCACAGCCGCCGGCGGAAGTTCCGGAAGAGGGGCAGGTACTGATTTGTTGTGCGATTCCGGCCCAAGGTCCGCAGCCACTGGTGCTCGACCTATAA
- a CDS encoding glycosyltransferase family 4 protein yields MRVLHFFKTYLPDSVGGIEQVIFQLCESGANHGIEGQVLTLSSDPTPPVVQLGHHEVHRAKLDIQFASTGFSWSVFKQFRELVAEADVVNYHFPWPFMDLVHFASGMNKPCVVTYHSDIIRQKQLLKLYRPLMNRFLASADRIVAASPNYLHTSEVLQQFQDKTRVIPYGLNKAGYPQPDNERMAHWRQKLGDKFFLFVGVMRYYKGLHILLDALKDVDYPVVIVGAGPLEKELHAQAQALGLRNIHFLGRLGDEDKVALLQLSYAIVFPSHLRSEAFGISLLEGAMYGKPMISSEIGTGTSYINIHNETGLVVPPSNPQAFREAMRTLWENPVRAAAMGVKAEARYRQLFTADEMGRKWTALYQELLEEKSLSYA; encoded by the coding sequence ATGCGCGTACTTCATTTTTTCAAGACGTACCTGCCTGACTCGGTGGGGGGCATCGAACAAGTGATCTTCCAGCTCTGCGAAAGCGGTGCGAATCACGGCATCGAGGGCCAGGTGCTGACGCTGAGCAGCGACCCGACACCGCCGGTGGTGCAACTCGGCCATCACGAAGTGCACCGGGCCAAACTCGACATTCAGTTCGCTTCCACAGGGTTCTCCTGGAGCGTGTTCAAACAGTTTCGCGAACTGGTGGCCGAAGCGGATGTGGTCAATTACCACTTCCCCTGGCCGTTCATGGACCTGGTGCACTTCGCCAGCGGCATGAACAAGCCCTGCGTGGTCACTTACCACTCGGACATCATTCGCCAGAAACAACTGCTCAAACTCTACCGGCCACTGATGAACCGCTTCCTCGCCAGCGCCGACCGAATCGTTGCAGCCTCGCCCAACTACCTGCACACCAGTGAAGTGTTGCAGCAGTTTCAGGACAAGACCCGCGTGATTCCCTACGGTTTGAACAAGGCCGGTTATCCACAACCTGACAATGAGCGCATGGCCCATTGGCGGCAGAAGCTTGGGGATAAGTTTTTCCTGTTCGTGGGGGTGATGCGTTACTACAAGGGTTTGCACATCCTGCTCGACGCCTTGAAAGACGTGGACTACCCGGTAGTAATCGTCGGCGCCGGGCCGCTGGAAAAAGAGCTGCACGCCCAGGCCCAGGCGTTGGGCCTGCGCAATATTCACTTCCTCGGGCGCCTTGGGGACGAAGACAAAGTGGCGCTGCTGCAACTGAGCTACGCCATCGTATTCCCCTCGCACCTGCGTTCCGAAGCGTTCGGCATTTCGCTGCTGGAAGGCGCGATGTATGGCAAGCCGATGATCTCCAGCGAGATCGGCACCGGCACCAGCTACATCAACATCCACAACGAAACCGGATTGGTGGTGCCACCGAGTAATCCACAGGCGTTCCGCGAAGCGATGCGTACCCTGTGGGAAAACCCGGTGCGCGCGGCGGCGATGGGCGTGAAGGCGGAAGCGCGGTATCGGCAGCTGTTTACCGCCGACGAAATGGGCCGCAAGTGGACGGCGTTGTATCAGGAGTTGCTGGAAGAAAAATCCCTGTCCTATGCCTGA
- a CDS encoding glycosyltransferase family 4 protein, producing MRIALNARILQAPRTGIGHYVAELVGALACEPDVELSLFHGWGWSTSLPEAAMPGYSRLSPLLRQIPGAYQARRWLAQKRFDQGRSRAIDLYHEPSLWPLSFDGPTIITLHDLTHLHYPETQPPARLREIERRLANGVQQARLILTDSQFIADEARDYFALPAERFIVAPLGVAARFHPRESAEIDAVLKAHGVEAREYFLCVGTLEPRKNLTLALRAHALLPEAQRQQFPLLIVGMAGWQHEQFSEELRQALAAGHVCLLGYLPDEQVAQLLAGARALIFPSIYEGFGLPVLEAMASGTPVILVRHSAMPEVAGAAGNYIEADDPQGLRDAMSRLIDDKTHWQACREAGLQQAKLFSWERCAKITARAYRQALGG from the coding sequence ATGCGAATTGCCCTTAACGCCCGGATCCTCCAGGCCCCGCGCACCGGCATCGGCCATTACGTCGCCGAACTGGTGGGCGCTCTCGCCTGCGAACCGGACGTCGAGCTGTCGCTGTTCCACGGCTGGGGCTGGAGCACTTCGCTGCCCGAAGCGGCGATGCCCGGCTACTCGCGGCTGTCGCCGTTGCTGCGACAAATTCCCGGGGCCTACCAGGCACGCCGCTGGTTGGCGCAGAAACGCTTCGATCAAGGCCGCTCGCGGGCCATCGACCTCTATCACGAGCCGAGCCTGTGGCCGCTGTCGTTCGATGGCCCGACGATCATCACCTTGCATGACCTGACGCATCTGCATTACCCCGAGACGCAACCGCCGGCACGCTTGCGCGAGATCGAACGGCGCCTGGCCAACGGAGTGCAACAGGCGCGGCTGATTCTGACCGACTCGCAGTTCATTGCCGACGAGGCCCGGGACTATTTCGCACTGCCGGCCGAGCGTTTCATCGTCGCGCCGCTGGGGGTTGCGGCGCGGTTCCATCCCCGTGAAAGCGCGGAGATCGACGCGGTCCTCAAGGCCCATGGCGTCGAAGCGCGAGAATATTTCCTGTGTGTCGGCACCCTGGAGCCACGCAAAAACCTGACCCTGGCTCTGCGTGCCCATGCCCTGCTGCCGGAGGCGCAGCGCCAACAGTTTCCGCTGTTGATCGTCGGCATGGCCGGCTGGCAACACGAACAATTCAGCGAAGAACTGCGCCAGGCACTGGCCGCCGGGCACGTGTGTTTGCTCGGTTACCTGCCCGACGAACAAGTGGCGCAACTGCTGGCCGGGGCCCGGGCGCTGATTTTTCCATCGATCTATGAAGGCTTTGGCCTGCCGGTGCTGGAAGCCATGGCCAGCGGCACGCCGGTGATCCTGGTGCGGCATTCGGCGATGCCGGAGGTGGCTGGCGCGGCGGGCAACTACATTGAAGCGGACGATCCACAAGGCTTGCGCGACGCCATGAGCCGACTGATCGACGATAAAACGCATTGGCAGGCATGCCGAGAAGCGGGACTACAACAGGCGAAGCTTTTTTCCTGGGAGCGTTGCGCGAAGATCACAGCCCGCGCCTACCGTCAGGCTTTGGGAGGTTAA
- a CDS encoding glycosyltransferase family 4 protein encodes MTRLLVECTYVFEHPNANSGIQRVVRNVIQQLPEADAQRECIPVVMLDGALYEVKSLAPLKTPKVNLTSLRVKLEQWANLFWLRHRAVERRRPFSQSHFARRVLYVVCRLFAFACLSLPMRVLDRVLKGKPVPERCVPLQHRAGDQLVLLDSSWHANFFPLAEQLKRDGVGIVSVIYDLIPLTHPQFCDAGLVKVFNDWFDWIARTADGYVAISTTIRDQVREEMLRRIGAQQVQQRWFDYFHLGSELDLSDADSEVDRGLLQMFKSPKPVFLMVSTIEPRKNHAYLLDAFERAWAAGSNARLCIAGKIGWKCDALVERIRQHPELNRRLFMFNSLSDKSLEHAYSHATALVFPSYVEGFGLPLVEAMQRGLPAMGSDIPVFREIGGDYMAYFDLADPQSLTDLVIDMERTGVFPAPLALEHWRWLSWREASAQLVERIERNLSSPVSVPENPEPESQHANCP; translated from the coding sequence ATGACCCGATTGTTGGTGGAGTGCACCTACGTCTTCGAACATCCAAACGCCAACTCGGGCATCCAGCGGGTGGTGCGCAACGTCATCCAGCAACTGCCAGAGGCCGACGCACAGCGCGAATGCATTCCCGTGGTGATGCTCGATGGCGCGCTGTATGAGGTGAAAAGCCTGGCGCCGCTGAAGACGCCAAAAGTTAATCTGACGAGCCTGCGGGTGAAGCTCGAACAGTGGGCCAACCTGTTCTGGCTGCGCCACCGCGCGGTGGAGCGGCGTCGCCCGTTCAGCCAGTCGCATTTCGCCCGGCGGGTGCTGTATGTCGTTTGTCGCCTCTTCGCGTTTGCCTGCCTGAGCCTGCCGATGCGCGTGCTGGACCGGGTACTCAAGGGCAAGCCAGTCCCTGAGCGCTGCGTGCCGTTGCAGCATCGTGCCGGTGATCAACTGGTGTTGCTCGATTCGTCGTGGCACGCCAATTTTTTCCCCCTGGCCGAGCAACTCAAGCGTGACGGCGTGGGCATCGTGTCGGTGATTTACGACCTGATCCCGCTGACCCACCCGCAATTTTGCGACGCCGGGCTGGTCAAGGTGTTCAACGACTGGTTCGACTGGATCGCCCGTACCGCCGATGGGTATGTGGCGATCTCCACCACCATCCGCGATCAGGTGCGCGAGGAAATGCTGCGCCGCATCGGCGCGCAACAAGTGCAGCAGCGCTGGTTCGACTATTTCCACCTCGGTTCCGAACTGGATTTGAGTGACGCCGACTCCGAAGTCGATCGCGGTTTGCTGCAAATGTTCAAGTCACCCAAACCCGTGTTCCTGATGGTCAGTACCATCGAACCACGGAAAAACCATGCCTACCTGCTCGACGCTTTTGAACGCGCCTGGGCCGCCGGGTCCAACGCCAGGTTGTGCATTGCCGGCAAGATTGGCTGGAAGTGTGACGCGCTGGTCGAGCGCATCCGTCAGCATCCCGAGCTGAACCGCCGCTTGTTCATGTTCAACTCGCTCTCGGACAAGAGTCTGGAGCACGCCTACTCCCACGCCACGGCGCTGGTGTTCCCGTCCTATGTCGAAGGCTTCGGGCTGCCGCTGGTGGAAGCCATGCAGCGCGGCCTGCCAGCGATGGGCAGCGATATTCCGGTGTTCCGGGAAATCGGCGGTGACTACATGGCGTATTTCGATCTGGCGGACCCGCAAAGCCTGACCGACCTGGTGATCGACATGGAGCGCACCGGGGTGTTTCCGGCACCGCTGGCCCTGGAGCACTGGCGTTGGCTGAGCTGGCGCGAGGCGAGTGCGCAATTGGTCGAGCGGATCGAACGCAACCTGAGCAGTCCGGTTTCAGTGCCTGAAAATCCTGAGCCTGAGAGTCAGCATGCGAATTGCCCTTAA